A genomic segment from Streptomyces antibioticus encodes:
- a CDS encoding MarR family winged helix-turn-helix transcriptional regulator has protein sequence MPVHETRRETTDDVDAVTGAVLTASRLLVAVSARSLAAVEERVTLPQFRMLVVLSTRGATKLVALADQLHVAPSTAMRMVDRLIAAGLADRQTNPGNRRETLLRLTAEGHRIVGDVTARRRAEITAIVERLGPAQRVALVEALNAFNEAGGEPLAPASDDPEPHPLGWVGEAAIGQGD, from the coding sequence ATGCCGGTGCACGAGACCCGCCGTGAGACCACGGATGACGTCGACGCGGTCACGGGTGCGGTACTGACCGCCTCGCGTCTGCTGGTGGCGGTCTCCGCCCGCTCATTGGCCGCGGTCGAGGAGCGGGTGACCTTGCCGCAGTTCCGGATGCTGGTCGTGCTGTCCACGCGCGGTGCCACCAAGCTGGTCGCGCTGGCCGACCAGCTCCACGTCGCGCCGTCGACGGCGATGCGCATGGTGGACCGGCTGATCGCCGCCGGCCTTGCCGACCGGCAGACCAATCCCGGCAACCGCCGCGAGACGCTGTTGCGGCTCACCGCCGAAGGGCATCGCATCGTGGGGGACGTGACCGCCCGGCGCCGCGCCGAGATCACCGCGATCGTGGAGCGGCTCGGCCCTGCCCAGCGGGTGGCCCTCGTCGAGGCGCTGAACGCCTTCAACGAGGCCGGAGGCGAGCCGCTGGCGCCGGCGTCGGACGATCCGGAGCCGCATCCGCTGGGGTGGGTGGGCGAGGCGGCGATCGGGCAGGGCGACTGA